A single window of Labrus mixtus chromosome 23, fLabMix1.1, whole genome shotgun sequence DNA harbors:
- the serpine1 gene encoding plasminogen activator inhibitor 1, whose amino-acid sequence MLCVYVFLMLTLSRVGLGSLQDKQTDFGLKVFSQLVQNSPDQNMAVSPCGVASVLTMAQLGAAGNTRRALNAAMGFSLQERGMSRQQRLLQRDLSSEEGVDTASGVMVERKMSLEKGYRRALAKAFQTHPHQMDFTKPDQAVNVINAWVSDHTAGSIPEFLASGSLSDETRMVLLNALHFQGLWKVPFDPKLTQERMFHCANGSSVPVHMMRLTNRFHYGEFVTADGVDYDVIEVPYEGDSLSMLLVSPFEPEVPLSTLSADLSSERIHQWRAEFRNVKRQLALPRFTLDSEVNLKSTLMNMGLGDMFNLATADFTRITTDERLCVSKVLQRVKIEVNERGTRGSAATAAVMFSRMAVEELTLDRPFLFLIQHKPTGAVLFAGQVNQPQHQ is encoded by the exons ATGCTTTGCGTGTACGTCTTCCTGATGCTGACCCTGAGCAGAGTCGGTCTCGGCTCTCTGCAGGACAAACAGACCGACTTCGGCCTGAAGGTTTTCTCTCAGCTGGTCCAGAACTCTCCAGACCAAAACATGGCCGTGTCCCCGTGCGGCGTGGCCTCGGTGCTCACCATGGCTCAGCTCGGCGCCGCAGGAAACACGCGCAGAGCTTTAAATGCTGCCATGGGCTTCTCTCTGCAAG AGCGAGGGATGTCCCGGCAGCAGCGCCTCCTGCAGAGAGACCTCTCCAGCGAGGAGGGCGTGGACACGGCGAGCGGGGTGATGgtggagaggaagatgagtcTAGAGAAAGGATACCGCCGCGCCCTGGCCAAGGCCTTCCAGACCCACCCACACCAGATGGACTTCACCAAACCAGATCAGGCCGTCAACGTCATCAACGCCTGGGTGTCAGACCACACGGCAG GATCCATCCCTGAGTTCCTGGCGTCTGGCTCTCTGTCTGATGAGACCCGCATGGTTCTCCTGAATGCGCTCCACTTCCAGGGTCTCTGGAAGGTTCCCTTCGATCCCAAACTGACCCAGGAGAGGATGTTCCACTGCGCTAACGGCAGCTCTGTACCCGTGCACATGATGAGACTCACCAACCGCTTCCACTACG GTGAGTTTGTGACCGCTGACGGCGTGGACTATGATGTCATCGAGGTCCCATACGAGGGCGACTCACTGAGCATGCTCCTGGTGTCTCCCTTCGAGCCCGAGGTTCCACTGAGCACGCTCAGTGCGGATCTGAGCAGCGAGAGGATCCATCAGTGGAGGGCGGAGTTTAGGAACGTCAAGAGACAGCTGGCCCTGCCCAG gttcaCTCTGGACTCGGAGGTGAACTTGAAGTCAACTCTGATGAACATGGGTCTGGGGGACATGTTCAACCTGGCGACCGCCGACTTCACGCGCATCACCA cagacgAGCGGCTGTGTGTGTCGAAGGTTCTGCAGAGAGTGAAGATCGAGGTGAACGAGAGAGGAACCCGAGGATCCGCTGCAACAG ctgctgtgatgttttctcGTATGGCCGTGGAGGAGCTCACTCTGGACCGACcgttcctcttcctcatccagCACAAACCCACAG GTGCTGTTCTGTTCGCCGGTCAGGTCAATCAGCCGCAACATCAATAA
- the ap1s1 gene encoding AP-1 complex subunit sigma-1A — protein MMRFMLLFSRQGKLRLQKWYTATAERDKKKMVRELMQIVLARKPKMCSFLEWRDLKIVYKRYASLYFCCAIEEQDNELITLEVIHRFVELLDKYFGSVCELDIIFNFEKAYFILDEFLMGGEIQDTSKKSVLKAIEQADLLQEEDESPRSVLEEMGLA, from the exons ATG ATGCGGTTCATGCTGCTATTCAGCCGGCAGGGGAAGCTTCGGCTGCAGAAATGGTACACGGCGACCGCCGAGCGCGACAAGAAGAAGATGGTCCGAGAGCTGATGCAGATCGTGCTCGCTCGCAAACCAAAGATGTGCAGCTTCCTGGAGTGGAGGGACCTGAAGATCGTCTACAAACG gtacgCCAGTTTGTATTTCTGTTGTGCGATCGAGGAGCAGGACAACGAGCTGATCACTCTGGAGGTCATCCACCGATTCGTGGAGCTGCTGGATAAATACTTTGGCAGC GTGTGCGAGCTGGATATCATCTTTAACTTTGAGAAGGCCTACTTCATCCTGGACGAGTTCCTGATGGGAGGAGAGATCCAGGACACGTCCAAGAAGAGCGTCCTCAAAGCCATCGAACAAGCCGACCTGCTGCAGGAG gagGACGAGTCTCCCCGCAGCGTGCTGGAGGAGATGGGTTTGGCGTAG